From one Ctenopharyngodon idella isolate HZGC_01 chromosome 15, HZGC01, whole genome shotgun sequence genomic stretch:
- the LOC127495049 gene encoding olfactory receptor 1-like, whose translation MSMRNISFVNEFVIVGFPGLQPHYYGLVSALLFLVYVCTLVGNAVFFTLFVMTKSLQKPVYYFIINLVVCDVLFSTTTLPKIISRYWFQDETISFLGCFVQMFFVHYLGGVCSYVLAVMAVDRYIAICYPLQYHGIMTNRNVLILILGSWVLSLVGPLMIVIRAYPLPYCAENTIIHCYCDHVSITTLACTDRALYSVPALINAFIVLMGSLAVIIFSYFSIFVAVIRISSTGGRMKTFSTCSPQLIIIALYFLPRCFIYLFGNIGINFSTDLRLVIIMMYSLLPPMINPLIYCLRTEEVKKILRRQFQKRKIGISLRL comes from the coding sequence ATGTCAATGCGAAACATCAGCTTTGTAAATGAATTTGTCATAGTCGGCTTTCCTGGACTTCAGCCTCATTACTATGGCCTTGTATCAGCACTTCTGTTTcttgtttatgtgtgtacatTGGTGggaaatgctgtattttttacattgtttgtAATGACTAAGAGCCTTCAGAAGCCTgtatattatttcattataaatcTTGTTGTGTGTGATGTATTATTCAGCACCACAACATTACCAAAGATAATTAGCAGGTATTGGTTCCAAGATGAAACCATTTCGTTCTTGGGTTGCTTtgttcagatgttctttgtgCATTATTTAGGCGGTGTCTGTTCATATGTTCTAGCAGTAATGGCTGTAGATCGCTATATAGCAATATGTTACCCACTTCAATATCATGGTATCATGACAAACAGAAATGTACTCATTTTGATCCTTGGCTCTTGGGTTTTGAGTTTAGTAGGACCCTTAATGATAGTCATTCGAGCTTACCCTCTCCCTTATTGTGCAGAAAACACAATTATTCACTGTTACTGTGATCATGTTTCCATTACAACACTGGCATGCACAGACAGAGCACTGTATAGTGTTCCAGCTCTCATCAATGCCTTTATAGTACTGATGGGTTCCCttgctgttattattttttcatactTTTCCATCTTTGTGGCAGTTATACGAATTTCAAGCACTGGAGGAAGGATGAAGACTTTCTCCACCTGTAGTCCTCAGCTCATCATAATTGCTCTCTATTTTCTACCcaggtgttttatttatttgtttggaaACATTGGTATAAACTTCAGTACTGATTTGCGATTAGTCATTATTATGATGTACAGTCTGTTACCACCCATGATCAACCCCCTCATTTATTGTTTAAGAACAGAAGAGGTAAAAAAGATTTTAAGAAGACAATTTCAAAAGAGGAAAATTGGTATTTCTTTACGTTTATGA